A window from Pan paniscus chromosome 14, NHGRI_mPanPan1-v2.0_pri, whole genome shotgun sequence encodes these proteins:
- the SUPT20H gene encoding transcription factor SPT20 homolog isoform X29, protein MQQALELALDRAEYVIESARQRPPKRKYLSSGRKSVFQKLYDLYIEECEKEPEVKQKLRRNVNLLEKLVMQETLSCLVVNLYPGNEGYSLMLRGKNGSDSETIRLPYEEGELLEYLDAEELPPILVDLLEKSQVNIFHCGCVIAEIRDYRQSSNMKSPGYQSRHILLRPTMQTLICDVHSITSDNHKWTQEDKLLLESQLILATAEPLCLDPSIAVTCTANRLLYNKQKMNTRPMKRCFKRYSRSSLNRQQDLSHCPPPPQLRLLDFLQKRKERKAGQHYDLKISKAGNCVDMWKRSPCNLAIPSEVDVEKYAKVEKSIKSDDSQPTVWPAHDVKDDYVFECEAGTQYQKTKLTILQSLGDPLYYGKIQPCKADEESDSQMSPSHSSTDDHSNWFIIGSKTDAERVVNQYQELVQNEAKCPVKMSHSSSGSASLSQVSPGKETDQTETVSVQSSVLGKGVKHRPPPIKLPSSSGNSSSGNYFTPQQTSSFLKSPTPPPSSKPSSIPRKSSVDLNQVSMLSPAALSPASSSQRTTATQVMANSAGLNFINVVGSVCGAQALMSGSNPMLGCNTGAITPAGINLSGLLPSGGLLPNALPSAMQAASQAGVPFGLKNTSSLRPLNLLQQQQQQLSQFTPQQPQQPTTCSPQQPGEQGSEQGSTSQEQALSAQQAAVINLTGVGSFMQSQAAAVAILAASNGYGSSSSTNSSATSSSAYRQPVKK, encoded by the exons ATG CAACAAGCTTTAGAACTAGCTTTGGATCGTGCAGAG tatgtCATTGAAAGTGCCCGACAGAGACCTCCTAAAAGGAAATACCTATCAAGTGGAAG aaaatctgTATTTCAAAAACTTTATGACTTGTATATTGAAGAATGTGAAAAAGAACCTGAAGTTAAG cagaaattaagaagaaatgtgAACTTGTTAGAGAAGCTTGTTATGCAAGAGACTTTGTCATGTTTAGTGGTCAATCTATACCCAGGAAATGAGGGATATTCTCTGATGCTCAGGGGAAAAAACGGATCAG ATTCCGAGACCATTCGACTGCCCTATGAAgaaggagagttgcttgaatatTTGGATGCAGAAGAATTACCTCCTATTTTGGTTGATCTCCTAGAAAAATCTCAG GTTAATATTTTTCATTGCGGATGTGTCATAGCAGAAATACGTGACTACAGGCAGTCCAGTAACATGAAATCTCCTGGTTACCAAAGTCGGCACATTCTCTTACGTCCAACAATGCAG acTTTAATTTGTGATGTACATTCAATAACAAGTGATAACCACAAATGGACCCAg GAAGACAAACTTTTGCTTGAGAGCCAGCTCATCCTAGCTACAGCTGAACCACTCTGTCTTGATCCTTCTATAGCAGTCACCTGCACTGCAAACAGACTGCTCTATAACAAGCAAAAGATGAACACTCGCCCAATGAAACG GTGTTTCAAGAGGTATTCCAGATCCTCTCTGAATCGGCAGCAAGATCTATCTCATTGTCCACCTCCTCCTCAGCTGAGGTTACTTGATTTcttacaaaaaagaaaggaaagaaaagcaggtCAGCATTATGACCTCAAAATTTCTAAGGCAGgaaat tgtgTAGATATGTGGAAACGGAGTCCCTGTAATTTGGCCATACCTTCTGAAGTAGAT GTGGAGAAATATGCTAAAGTGGAAAAGTCTATCAAATCTGATGACTCACAGCCAACAGTCTGGCCAGCCCAT GATGTAAAAGATGATTATGTATTTGAATGTGAAGCTGGTACTCAGTATCAGAAAACAAAGCTGACCATCTTGCAGTCGCTTGGAGATCCACTTTACTATGGTAAAATACAGCCATGTAAAGCAGATGAAGAAAGTGACAGCCAGATGTCTCCATCACA cTCGTCCACAGATGATCATTCAAattg GTTCATTATTGGATCAAAGACCGATGCTGAGAG GGTAGTCAATCAGTACCAGGAATTAGTCCAGAATGAAGCCAAATGTCCGGTCAAGATGTCACACAGCTCCAGTGGCTCAGCCAGTCTGAGTCAGGTCTCTCCAGGGAAAGAAACAGAT CAAACTGAAACCGTGTCAGTTCAGTCTTCGGTATTGGGGAAGGGTGTAAAACATCGACCCCCACCAATCAAACTTCCCTCAAGCTCAGGAAATAGTTCCTCAG GTAACTATTTTACACCACAACAGACAAGCAGCTTTCTCAAATCTccaactcctcctccttcttctaagCCATCAAGTATTCCTCGGAAATCATCTGTGGATCTCAATCAAGTTAGCATGCTTTCTCCAGCTGCCCTATCACCTGCCAGCTCATCACAAA GAACCACGGCCACCCAGGTCATGGCAAACTCTGCTGGACTTAACTTCATCAATGTAGTGGGCTCTGTTTG TGGGGCCCAGGCTTTGATGAGTGGTTCAAACCCCATGCTGGGCTGTAACACTGGTGCCATAACTCCTGCAGGAATAAACCTGAGCGGCCTTCTACCCTCAGGAGGTCTGCTACCAAATGCACTGCCCAGTGCAATGCAGGCAGCTTCTCAAGCAG GTGTTccatttggtttaaaaaatacttcaagtCTCAGGCCCTTAAATCTACTCCAG cagcagcaacagcagctctCCCAGTTTACACCACAACAACCTCAGCAGCCCACAACTTGTAGTCCTCAACAGCCAGGGGAGCAG gGTTCTGAGCAAGGTTCAACCAGTCAAGAACAGGCCTTATCTGCTCAGCAAGCTGCTGTTATTAACCTTACTGGAGTAGGAAGTTTTATGCAGTCACAGGCAGCTG CAGTTGCGATTCTTGCAGCATCAAATGGctatggcagcagcagcagcacaaaCAGCTCAGCTACATCATCATCGGCATACAGGCAGCCAgtcaaaaagtaa
- the SUPT20H gene encoding transcription factor SPT20 homolog isoform X16, with protein sequence MQQALELALDRAEYVIESARQRPPKRKYLSSGRKSVFQKLYDLYIEECEKEPEVKQKLRRNVNLLEKLVMQETLSCLVVNLYPGNEGYSLMLRGKNGSDSETIRLPYEEGELLEYLDAEELPPILVDLLEKSQVNIFHCGCVIAEIRDYRQSSNMKSPGYQSRHILLRPTMQTLICDVHSITSDNHKWTQEDKLLLESQLILATAEPLCLDPSIAVTCTANRLLYNKQKMNTRPMKRCFKRYSRSSLNRQQDLSHCPPPPQLRLLDFLQKRKERKAGQHYDLKISKAGNCVDMWKRSPCNLAIPSEVDVEKYAKVEKSIKSDDSQPTVWPAHDVKDDYVFECEAGTQYQKTKLTILQSLGDPLYYGKIQPCKADEESDSQMSPSHSSTDDHSNWFIIGSKTDAERVVNQYQELVQNEAKCPVKMSHSSSGSASLSQVSPGKETDQTETVSVQSSVLGKGVKHRPPPIKLPSSSGNSSSGNYFTPQQTSSFLKSPTPPPSSKPSSIPRKSSVDLNQVSMLSPAALSPASSSQRSGTPKPSTPTPTPSSAPHPPDAQSSTPSTPSATPTPQDSGFTPQPTLLTQFAQQQRSLSQAMPVTTIPLSTMVTSITPGTTATQVMANSAGLNFINVVGSVCGAQALMSGSNPMLGCNTGAITPAGINLSGLLPSGGLLPNALPSAMQAASQAGVPFGLKNTSSLRPLNLLQGSEQGSTSQEQALSAQQAAVINLTGVGSFMQSQAAAVAILAASNGYGSSSSTNSSATSSSAYRQPVKK encoded by the exons ATG CAACAAGCTTTAGAACTAGCTTTGGATCGTGCAGAG tatgtCATTGAAAGTGCCCGACAGAGACCTCCTAAAAGGAAATACCTATCAAGTGGAAG aaaatctgTATTTCAAAAACTTTATGACTTGTATATTGAAGAATGTGAAAAAGAACCTGAAGTTAAG cagaaattaagaagaaatgtgAACTTGTTAGAGAAGCTTGTTATGCAAGAGACTTTGTCATGTTTAGTGGTCAATCTATACCCAGGAAATGAGGGATATTCTCTGATGCTCAGGGGAAAAAACGGATCAG ATTCCGAGACCATTCGACTGCCCTATGAAgaaggagagttgcttgaatatTTGGATGCAGAAGAATTACCTCCTATTTTGGTTGATCTCCTAGAAAAATCTCAG GTTAATATTTTTCATTGCGGATGTGTCATAGCAGAAATACGTGACTACAGGCAGTCCAGTAACATGAAATCTCCTGGTTACCAAAGTCGGCACATTCTCTTACGTCCAACAATGCAG acTTTAATTTGTGATGTACATTCAATAACAAGTGATAACCACAAATGGACCCAg GAAGACAAACTTTTGCTTGAGAGCCAGCTCATCCTAGCTACAGCTGAACCACTCTGTCTTGATCCTTCTATAGCAGTCACCTGCACTGCAAACAGACTGCTCTATAACAAGCAAAAGATGAACACTCGCCCAATGAAACG GTGTTTCAAGAGGTATTCCAGATCCTCTCTGAATCGGCAGCAAGATCTATCTCATTGTCCACCTCCTCCTCAGCTGAGGTTACTTGATTTcttacaaaaaagaaaggaaagaaaagcaggtCAGCATTATGACCTCAAAATTTCTAAGGCAGgaaat tgtgTAGATATGTGGAAACGGAGTCCCTGTAATTTGGCCATACCTTCTGAAGTAGAT GTGGAGAAATATGCTAAAGTGGAAAAGTCTATCAAATCTGATGACTCACAGCCAACAGTCTGGCCAGCCCAT GATGTAAAAGATGATTATGTATTTGAATGTGAAGCTGGTACTCAGTATCAGAAAACAAAGCTGACCATCTTGCAGTCGCTTGGAGATCCACTTTACTATGGTAAAATACAGCCATGTAAAGCAGATGAAGAAAGTGACAGCCAGATGTCTCCATCACA cTCGTCCACAGATGATCATTCAAattg GTTCATTATTGGATCAAAGACCGATGCTGAGAG GGTAGTCAATCAGTACCAGGAATTAGTCCAGAATGAAGCCAAATGTCCGGTCAAGATGTCACACAGCTCCAGTGGCTCAGCCAGTCTGAGTCAGGTCTCTCCAGGGAAAGAAACAGAT CAAACTGAAACCGTGTCAGTTCAGTCTTCGGTATTGGGGAAGGGTGTAAAACATCGACCCCCACCAATCAAACTTCCCTCAAGCTCAGGAAATAGTTCCTCAG GTAACTATTTTACACCACAACAGACAAGCAGCTTTCTCAAATCTccaactcctcctccttcttctaagCCATCAAGTATTCCTCGGAAATCATCTGTGGATCTCAATCAAGTTAGCATGCTTTCTCCAGCTGCCCTATCACCTGCCAGCTCATCACAAA GATCTGGAACTCCTAAGCCATCTACTCCTACACCAACCCCTTCATCGGCCCCACACCCTCCTGATGCTCAGAGCTCAACTCCTAGTACCCCTTCAGCCACCCCTACTCCCCAAGATTCAGGCTTCACCCCTCAGCCCACTTTGTTAACTCAGTTTGCTCAGCAGCAAAGGTCTCTGAGCCAGGCAATGCCTGTAACAACCATTCCTCTTTCCACCATGGTAACATCTATAACTCCAGGAACCACGGCCACCCAGGTCATGGCAAACTCTGCTGGACTTAACTTCATCAATGTAGTGGGCTCTGTTTG TGGGGCCCAGGCTTTGATGAGTGGTTCAAACCCCATGCTGGGCTGTAACACTGGTGCCATAACTCCTGCAGGAATAAACCTGAGCGGCCTTCTACCCTCAGGAGGTCTGCTACCAAATGCACTGCCCAGTGCAATGCAGGCAGCTTCTCAAGCAG GTGTTccatttggtttaaaaaatacttcaagtCTCAGGCCCTTAAATCTACTCCAG gGTTCTGAGCAAGGTTCAACCAGTCAAGAACAGGCCTTATCTGCTCAGCAAGCTGCTGTTATTAACCTTACTGGAGTAGGAAGTTTTATGCAGTCACAGGCAGCTG CAGTTGCGATTCTTGCAGCATCAAATGGctatggcagcagcagcagcacaaaCAGCTCAGCTACATCATCATCGGCATACAGGCAGCCAgtcaaaaagtaa
- the SUPT20H gene encoding transcription factor SPT20 homolog isoform X34, whose amino-acid sequence MQQALELALDRAEYVIESARQRPPKRKYLSSGRKSVFQKLYDLYIEECEKEPEVKQKLRRNVNLLEKLVMQETLSCLVVNLYPGNEGYSLMLRGKNGSDSETIRLPYEEGELLEYLDAEELPPILVDLLEKSQVNIFHCGCVIAEIRDYRQSSNMKSPGYQSRHILLRPTMQTLICDVHSITSDNHKWTQEDKLLLESQLILATAEPLCLDPSIAVTCTANRLLYNKQKMNTRPMKRCFKRYSRSSLNRQQDLSHCPPPPQLRLLDFLQKRKERKAGQHYDLKISKAGNCVDMWKRSPCNLAIPSEVDVEKYAKVEKSIKSDDSQPTVWPAHDVKDDYVFECEAGTQYQKTKLTILQSLGDPLYYGKIQPCKADEESDSQMSPSHSSTDDHSNWFIIGSKTDAERVVNQYQELVQNEAKCPVKMSHSSSGSASLSQVSPGKETDQTETVSVQSSVLGKGVKHRPPPIKLPSSSGNSSSGNYFTPQQTSSFLKSPTPPPSSKPSSIPRKSSVDLNQVSMLSPAALSPASSSQRTTATQVMANSAGLNFINVVGSVCGAQALMSGSNPMLGCNTGAITPAGINLSGLLPSGGLLPNALPSAMQAASQAGVPFGLKNTSSLRPLNLLQGSEQGSTSQEQALSAQQAAVINLTGVGSFMQSQAAAVAILAASNGYGSSSSTNSSATSSSAYRQPVKK is encoded by the exons ATG CAACAAGCTTTAGAACTAGCTTTGGATCGTGCAGAG tatgtCATTGAAAGTGCCCGACAGAGACCTCCTAAAAGGAAATACCTATCAAGTGGAAG aaaatctgTATTTCAAAAACTTTATGACTTGTATATTGAAGAATGTGAAAAAGAACCTGAAGTTAAG cagaaattaagaagaaatgtgAACTTGTTAGAGAAGCTTGTTATGCAAGAGACTTTGTCATGTTTAGTGGTCAATCTATACCCAGGAAATGAGGGATATTCTCTGATGCTCAGGGGAAAAAACGGATCAG ATTCCGAGACCATTCGACTGCCCTATGAAgaaggagagttgcttgaatatTTGGATGCAGAAGAATTACCTCCTATTTTGGTTGATCTCCTAGAAAAATCTCAG GTTAATATTTTTCATTGCGGATGTGTCATAGCAGAAATACGTGACTACAGGCAGTCCAGTAACATGAAATCTCCTGGTTACCAAAGTCGGCACATTCTCTTACGTCCAACAATGCAG acTTTAATTTGTGATGTACATTCAATAACAAGTGATAACCACAAATGGACCCAg GAAGACAAACTTTTGCTTGAGAGCCAGCTCATCCTAGCTACAGCTGAACCACTCTGTCTTGATCCTTCTATAGCAGTCACCTGCACTGCAAACAGACTGCTCTATAACAAGCAAAAGATGAACACTCGCCCAATGAAACG GTGTTTCAAGAGGTATTCCAGATCCTCTCTGAATCGGCAGCAAGATCTATCTCATTGTCCACCTCCTCCTCAGCTGAGGTTACTTGATTTcttacaaaaaagaaaggaaagaaaagcaggtCAGCATTATGACCTCAAAATTTCTAAGGCAGgaaat tgtgTAGATATGTGGAAACGGAGTCCCTGTAATTTGGCCATACCTTCTGAAGTAGAT GTGGAGAAATATGCTAAAGTGGAAAAGTCTATCAAATCTGATGACTCACAGCCAACAGTCTGGCCAGCCCAT GATGTAAAAGATGATTATGTATTTGAATGTGAAGCTGGTACTCAGTATCAGAAAACAAAGCTGACCATCTTGCAGTCGCTTGGAGATCCACTTTACTATGGTAAAATACAGCCATGTAAAGCAGATGAAGAAAGTGACAGCCAGATGTCTCCATCACA cTCGTCCACAGATGATCATTCAAattg GTTCATTATTGGATCAAAGACCGATGCTGAGAG GGTAGTCAATCAGTACCAGGAATTAGTCCAGAATGAAGCCAAATGTCCGGTCAAGATGTCACACAGCTCCAGTGGCTCAGCCAGTCTGAGTCAGGTCTCTCCAGGGAAAGAAACAGAT CAAACTGAAACCGTGTCAGTTCAGTCTTCGGTATTGGGGAAGGGTGTAAAACATCGACCCCCACCAATCAAACTTCCCTCAAGCTCAGGAAATAGTTCCTCAG GTAACTATTTTACACCACAACAGACAAGCAGCTTTCTCAAATCTccaactcctcctccttcttctaagCCATCAAGTATTCCTCGGAAATCATCTGTGGATCTCAATCAAGTTAGCATGCTTTCTCCAGCTGCCCTATCACCTGCCAGCTCATCACAAA GAACCACGGCCACCCAGGTCATGGCAAACTCTGCTGGACTTAACTTCATCAATGTAGTGGGCTCTGTTTG TGGGGCCCAGGCTTTGATGAGTGGTTCAAACCCCATGCTGGGCTGTAACACTGGTGCCATAACTCCTGCAGGAATAAACCTGAGCGGCCTTCTACCCTCAGGAGGTCTGCTACCAAATGCACTGCCCAGTGCAATGCAGGCAGCTTCTCAAGCAG GTGTTccatttggtttaaaaaatacttcaagtCTCAGGCCCTTAAATCTACTCCAG gGTTCTGAGCAAGGTTCAACCAGTCAAGAACAGGCCTTATCTGCTCAGCAAGCTGCTGTTATTAACCTTACTGGAGTAGGAAGTTTTATGCAGTCACAGGCAGCTG CAGTTGCGATTCTTGCAGCATCAAATGGctatggcagcagcagcagcacaaaCAGCTCAGCTACATCATCATCGGCATACAGGCAGCCAgtcaaaaagtaa